The genomic region AAGGTAAGTCCtttcttttaaggaaagaaagttTTTAGCTCAAAGTTTATTCTTTGAGGCTTAATTTTGGAAGTTAAACTGGAAAGGTGAGCCATAGTATACATGTTCTTAATGGATGCAGATAAGACTATAAAAAAATTGTGTTGGCAGATCTGATATGACTGAAAAGAAAGGGATGATGTTAAGAATTCCAAATGTAATAACCCTACTCtgatattatttgttttttatttattttttgttacagATTGCTTTTACAACAAAAATATAtcacccaaacataaacagtaATGGGAGTATTTGTCTTGATATCTTGAGATCACAATGGTCACCAGCTCTGACTGTTTCTAAAGGTAAACTCACTGATTTGATAATGCATGTATGAAGCTGCATACAGTGCCATGGCACTATTTTGTGTATTATTGCACTGTCTTAAAGGTAAACAGTGGGAACTCCTTTATCCTGCATGTTTCAGAAGAGGCAAATTCCATTGGAGTTCTTGTTATGATCAAAGATCTTATGCAGTTTATTGGGAGTGTCACATTACAAAAAATGCATGCACAGCAAAGAAATATTCTAAACCAAGTTGGGTAAGATAATTATGTACATTTAGCCTGAAATGTGATAGCTGACTGTGCATGCTGAATGGAGGAGAAACTGACGAGCAGGGCCTGAAAATGACAACTTGGGAGTAAATGTGAAACCCTGATACTGAGGTTGTGTGAGCTTACATGATTGCCTGTTGGTGACTCTTCAGGCTGCCTGAGCATCCTTGTGTGGACTAAGGTCTTAATtacactttctttaaaaatgagatAATTTGTTCTGGTTGGCATTCCTTTGTAAGATGAATATTTCAAGGTGCAGCTCCTTTCACAATCATCAGtagatttattaaaatattctctccTGTAGTTAAGCTTTCTCAAAACTTGAAAACTGTAGATTTCTGGAACATTGAGTTAACAGTTGAGCAGTTCTTTTGCTGCAGGCACTTTGTGTCACTTAAAAAGCTGCTTAAAATGTGGGTGCTGTTGTTTCTCCTCACCCATCTTCAAATTGCTAAGGCACACTTAGTCATGTTACTGAAATTCCTCATGTGACTCAAAAGGTCAAGAAGCCATATCACATCTCATGTACTTGGGAGCTCTGTGAGCTGTGTGCCAGTGCCACTGCACTGGATGTACAAGCAAAGAACAAATTGTGGGGCTTTGTCCAATGGAAATTGCTCTGTGCAAGTCCAGTTGCTGTACCTCCTTGGAAAAACAACTTCTCTTGCTTACAGGCCTGTGCAGTAATCTCACAAGCCATGTATAATCAAAGTCTAATACTCTGTTTCCTGAAGTCATTGCTAAAGATATCAATTACTCTTATGTGCGATTGGtatcattttttccccacataaaTTAGTTGTTTATAGCTATCCAAAAATTGTCTTGTTTCTAGTTactaaggaaatgaaaattggCATTTAGGTTTAACACTTGGCATCTACAACTGAAAACCTGTAAAATTTTTAgctcttcagcatttttctaTCTCTTTACTTGCTGAGCACTTCTTTGGTTATAAAATGGAGCAGTCTGCTGGTCTCATGTTCAGATATTATGTATTTAATAAACTGGAAATTAGCTCAGTGAATCGTGGAAGTTTCTCCTTTCTAGTCTTTGACTGAATCAAATGTTTACAGCATATTATAGCACCTCTGACCATCTGTGTGACCATGTATTCTAATCTGATTTTCTGATATTGCTGGCACTTAAAGTGAGTCAGTATTGAAGTGGCTGAAATTTCTGCTCCTGAAAATAGGTGTGGGCTCTTGGGTAACAAGAtaaaacagggaggaaaaaaggtatTCTACAGTTGATTCTTATGGCAGCATGAAGTTCCCTTTCACAACatatttagaattatttaaCTGTGTACTCTTGTATGCATATTAGTTCTGaccataaaaatagaaattgcCTGAAAAGTATGGTCTGAAAACGTTaggcaaaaaaatcaaacctccTTGGTTCAATACCAGAAAATTCATATGGAATTATAAGGTATATGAATACCTGTATTTAATGCTGATCAAGTATTTCCCAAAATGGAAGTCACACTTAGGTAAAATGTTCTTATGATTGAGAGAATAACTGCCAGCACAGAAGTGGCAAAGGATATGCACAAATAGAGTACTGCATGGCaatgtaattttaataatattagTTACCTTAGCTGCAGGTGGAAAGCTTGGTGTTGAGCAGTATCTCTATGTAACTGTGGTCTGTAGCTGGGTAATGTTCCTAGGCTGGGATGTGGGAGAGAGATCATTACAAAAGGTGCAGGTTCATGGCTGCAAATTCCCTCAGCTTGTATCAGGTGTTTACTTAGGCCCTAGAAAAATGACACTGTATAAACATTTCTGGACAGAACTGGTAAATGACAGCTTAATACTAATATGCATTCTTTTCCTATACTCTCCTACCACCTCCTTCAGTATACTGGAATATATTAAAGAATTGTAGAAATAAAGCAAACTAACTTGTTTAATCTAGTGTCtcttttatttagttttattgtCCATATGCTCCTTACTTTGTGATCCTAATCCAGATGATCCTTTAGTACCAGATATTGCACAGATCTACAAGTCAGACAAGGAAAAGTGAGTATAACATACATAACTGTCTGTGTGGTCCTTGCAGATGGCTGTCTGCTGTGCACCTTCAGTATTAACTTTAGCAGTACCCTTTTCCTAGATTTCTACAGGATTAGCCCTTTAAATATTGGGAATAGCCATGGCAAGTAGAAAACTGTAGGCATACACAACTGTTGGTAACTAATTTTTTTGTAGTTAATTACATAAAACCCTCAGGCTTCTAACAGATTTATtgcatgaaaaattattttcccaaatatgAGTTATTTGTCACTACTGCAATCCTCTGGTTGTAAAACCTGTACAGAAGAATTTTTGACCTTCTGTTTAACTAATTGAGTTATTTGGTACCTATTTTTCAGTCTTGAGCCATTGAAGAGTTCCTGCAGTGCATGCAGTGGCTCAGCACATGTCACAGATTGAGGCAGATTTGAGTATTGCTTTTACCTTGAGCAGTAGACAGCAAAGGAGTGATGTAGAAGTTACATGGACATCTGTGCTCTAGTGATTTCTCTGCCCAGACTAAGAAGTATTAAAATGGCCTTTTTCTCACAGTTCTATGTGTGGAATAGTCAAGTCATGTAACTTCTGAAGTGCCTGACTGCTGTAGCTCCTTCTGCAAGGTAGACAGTGTTCAAGTTGAGGATGTTGTGCATCAGCTTCTCCCCATTTGTGGCTCAACTTTTTTTCCACCTACTTATTAGTGATTTCTGTTGTGCCTCCTGTTTGTGAAGGAAGTGAATGAGGGATGGTTTTCGTCTCCAAATCTCAAAATTTAATCATTGCTAGGGAAAGTgagaaaatatgtaattttgaCTGTAGCTTTATCTTCTTAAAATGACCAcctattaaatttttattttgttttacctTGGATTTAGGAAATGAAAGATGTGGCTGTTTACCCCTGAGTATTTTATTATAAGTTAAAATCCAAAGACGTATATGGTAGCATATTCTTAAGAAGAAAACCAATTAGTAAATGAGTTGCTATACTGATCTTAAGAGTTAAAAACTAGTCAGTATTTTTCTCTGGTTGACTCAAGAAAGTGAATCCAGTCTGAAGAGTAGAATGTAGCAAATGTAAAGACCAGAGTGGAAGCTATCAATTTTCTAAGGACATTTACCCTTGGGATTATGGAATTATAAGATAATCAGCTTCATACCAGAAGGAAAAGACCCAAGACTTAAAACCTAGTAAAAAATGCTTgtcagaaaattttcttttcaagttctGAAATGCAGCTGGCAGTGCAGAACAGAGAATGAAATCCCAGTTAATTTTAGTGAATTTTGTGGAACTAAAATGTGTAAACTTTGTCAGACTCTTATTAACATATGCCTTTAGGAGTAATTGACAACAAATTCCTGTTAAGGTGCAAATAAGGGAACCAGTTATGAAATACAAATGAAGGATGCACAATTTAATGCAAACCTGTGAGGTTGGGTTTGAGTCTGACAGCTCTGGTACATAACTTTAGAAACTGAATGTGTAGTGGGTGTGTACTTCTTGGCTTTTAGACTGTTTTAGTGTTCTTTGACTGCTCAGAGGTGCAAAGCTCAGTAACAGCTGTATTAAGTAAATAGGTGGCCATTGTCAGTGTATCACTAACAGCTCTTCACTGTAATGCCTTCTTTCTGCTCGTACAGATACAACAGACATGCAAGAGAATGGACTCAGAAATATGCAATGTAAACTTTTGAAGACATTTTCATATACCACAGAGTACTGTAAATTCtagtttttttcaaaattagaaGGAAATGGAGCACAGTTTATGGTTTCAATGTGACACcccttgaattttttttttcacccaagTAAGTGTGTTTCTGGAGCAAGAGAGAACAAACTTCCAAAAATAACCTTATGACTTTGGTAAGAATATTTATCCTCTTTGTATGCTTTGCAGAAGACATTTATTATAGTTTTTAAGAGTTGGACACCTGCATCTTCAGACTACAAGATCTATAATTCAGTTGTAAatcaatgaaattatttttgctggaaaaagTAGCTGTTTTCATGTGATGAATACTGTATGTGTGTCATTGAAGTATGTTGTGTGTTTCCTAAGTGTGTTCAAGTTTCTTTTTGTTAGTTCTCTtatataatttgtatttttttactgtatagactattttatttacaatgtAAGTCATTTCAGTTTAGACTTGCTTGTGCACAGTATTGACAAGATACAACTGCTAATAGTGAAAATAATTGGAGTATCTCACCCATTAAATATTCTGAAGACTGACTGCAGACTTCTTAAAACCTACAATGATCTTTGCACTGTAAATCTTTGTATGCTGATTATGGAGAAACACTTGGTTTTGATTCTGTTGCATACTTGACTTAATTTTATTGCAATGTGAACTAATTGCACTGGTATGTAGAAAGATATGTAACTATTTTGTTGCTATTCACAACTGATTTGTGATGTGTGGGCAACATAATACTATCACAGACCTTTTACAAATCCAGATGTAGCCTTTTccatataaataaaatacattttctactttccttggcttttttttttttatcttaacTCATGCATGTCTTTAAAGTACTTGTTCCAACATTCTAACAGAGAACTGCCAGTAGTGTGTATGTGTCTTGTAGGCAGAATGTCCAATAAAGCCATGCATCATGTACTACTCAGAACTGGGCTCCAAGTTAATTTTTATGCAAGTTCTAGCCTAGTGGATTTAGCACACTCTGCCCATGGTTGGATAGAGGATTTCAAATAGGTTCATGCCATGCCACACTAATATTCATCTAGGGAGGAGACAATCACAAGGGTCTGTTAAGGTGGTGTATTTGCAATATCAGAATGTTACAGAAAACTCACACTTTTCTCCTCACACTTGAAAGTAACTTTTCCATTAACTTGCACTTCAGTTGCTTCAGATTATGCATGTGGAAAACCAGTAGTACTGAGAGGGGCAATCTGTTCTTAAAACATAgatcaaaagcagaaaaacaattgATTTCCTACCATTCATTCTTCTTGgttacttgaaaataaaaaagatgacaaaatggTTTTCTCTGTATCTtgcacatgaaagaaaaaatattttccattggGAAATTTGTcatcataaaatacatttttaacattAGAGATACATTTgattggtgggtttttttgttttttatttgaatatgCATCAAACTGGAATGTAAGTATGCACAGTAGGAGCTTTTATTCCTACCAGTGGGACATTAACTTTGTGTTTGCTGATTTGCTCACCTTAGGCTGGTCACATATGggaaaatgtcatttctgtGCCAGTTTTATCTGTGATGTAATGGTGACATTTGAAACAGCAGCTTGATTGAGATTGGTTCTAATAATCTTAAAATATCCCTGTTCACTATATTTTGCAAGCTGAATAAATGGATTTGTTTTTGTTACTGAGTACTTCATTATATTTGAATTAGGGCAATGTAGCTAGGAAGGCAGAGACATCATTTATACTTCTTGCTCAAATGATTGTAGACAACTGACCATCagaatgtggggttttttttcctaggtaAAATAGCAATCTCTTTGTACTAgaagttatttaaatatttggacTATCTGTTTAGAACTGTGTGAGATCAGAAATTTAACTTGGTTTCTTTGGGTGTGTCAGTTTGTGCTAGGGATGGTTTGAAACCATTTATACTTTACCTGGTAATGTTTGTGCTTTGTGCCATGCATTAGTGACTTTCTAGTACAGTGTGAAACCAGCAGGAGGACTGAAAACCAACCCATGAATAGGACATATTATATTAAGCATGTGTAAATATTAAAGAAGGGATTTGTCCTATGATCATGCTGGTTTACAGGTGTGACGCTAAGTCTTTGATTCTTATGATACTCCCAGCAGTTCAgcctttctgcttttgaaattatCAGAATGAAATGATAAATACATTCTTTAGAACTTCAGTCATGCTATGAAGTAGCTGGGTTCAATCTGTGGAGGGAAACACCTCCACTACTGCACCTTCAGAGCTCCTTGGTTAATGCTTTTTATACAAATTCTatttccagggctgggaagtTTACTTTATTCTGTGCTGTTTACTACGATGGGggaatacataaataaaatcttcctttttccctgagAGCTGGTCGAAGCAGAGGCTCCCGCTGTTTCAGACACAACAGCTCGCCATAGCGAAGGAACCAGCGAAGCCGTGGGGTTTGTTTTGGCCACAGTTCATTAACAGAACGAGTTACTTGGTGCCCGGTTGGTTTCTGATCTCTGTTACCGTTCTGCCTGTACCTGCTCCTGTGGGCGCCCACAGCGAACCCGCCCGCCCGCGGTGCGGAACCTTCGGGGCCGCGGGGTCACCTTGTGGCGAGGCTCACCTCGGGGCGCTGTCACCTTGTGCCAGTGTCACTTTGTGGCGAGGCTCACCTCGTGGCGCTGTCACCTCGTGGAGGGGTGACCTTGTGCCGGTGTCACTTTTCACCGGTGTCACCCCGCGCCGCTGTCACCGTGCGGGGCTGCCCTAGCCCCGCCTCTCACGCCGCCGTCCCAGGGTGCCGCGCGCTGGCGCGCATGCGCGGCGGGCCGGCatggcggcggcagcggccTTGCTGGGCCGGGCCGCGGGCCTGGGCCTGGGCCTGGTCAcggccgcgggcgggcggcggctccTCCGCTGCGGGAcgggagcggggctgcgcgAGCGGGGCACCGGGACCCTCCTCGACGCTGCCGTTCTGTGCTGGCCCGGTGGGGCGGCGGAGCGCTGCCTGTCGCGGGGGACCAGCTCGAATCAGCGTCCGAAGCGGCCCCTCACCGCCTATTTTCGTTTCGTGATGGACAACCGGACGgccttcagggaaaaaaacccaggtaCGAGCTGGAGGGGAGGCGGGTCCGCGCTTGGCGCTGGTGGGAGCCGGGGCTCCGCTACCGCCGCCCCCCGAGCGGGGCCGCGGCCTGTGCCCCCCGGAGCGGGTGAGCCGGAGCAGCCCGAGCAGCCCGAACAACGATTCCTTTGCAAACCCGAGCTTTTAGAACGAGCTAAAGTCGTGATCTCAGACACCCAGCCCGTCTGTTTACCCGTGCCGCTCCCCAGGTCAATCCAGCACGGTCATGCTCGTTGCCTGCACGTGCCTTCCTGGCCTTCCGGGCCTCATAAGTCAAAATAATGAACATGAGTATGtagctttaaaaatacttcGCCTAGGTAATACATGGTAACAGTGATTTATGATTCTCAATTAATTTTGGACTCTATGTATTTGAAGTATATTTTTTGTTGATA from Camarhynchus parvulus chromosome 6, STF_HiC, whole genome shotgun sequence harbors:
- the UBE2D1 gene encoding ubiquitin-conjugating enzyme E2 D1, with the protein product MALKRIQKELSDLQRDPPAHCSAGPVGDDLFHWQATIMGPPDSAYQGGVFFLTVHFPTDYPFKPPKIAFTTKIYHPNINSNGSICLDILRSQWSPALTVSKVLLSICSLLCDPNPDDPLVPDIAQIYKSDKEKYNRHAREWTQKYAM